One window from the genome of [Clostridium] celerecrescens 18A encodes:
- the lspA gene encoding signal peptidase II, with translation MNQKTKLIIGMIIGFFLSIGLDQWTKLLVVKHLMNRPPFVIWNGVFELYYSENRGAAFGMLQGKQAFFLLVALLVLTAAAFAVSRMPADRKYLPLHLIAMFLSAGAVGNMIDRFLRGYVVDFLYFKLIDFPIFNVADCYVTVSMFVFMLLFLFYYKEEDLSCLSFHKKEELG, from the coding sequence ATGAATCAAAAAACAAAACTGATCATTGGTATGATTATCGGCTTCTTTCTTTCCATTGGCCTGGATCAATGGACCAAGCTTCTTGTTGTTAAGCATCTCATGAACCGGCCTCCCTTTGTCATCTGGAATGGAGTATTTGAACTTTATTATTCCGAAAACCGGGGGGCAGCATTTGGAATGCTTCAGGGTAAACAGGCGTTTTTCCTGCTGGTTGCCTTGCTAGTGCTTACAGCAGCTGCTTTTGCGGTCAGCCGTATGCCTGCTGATAGAAAATACCTGCCGCTGCACCTGATTGCCATGTTTCTTTCGGCAGGAGCGGTGGGAAATATGATCGACCGCTTTTTAAGAGGCTATGTGGTTGACTTTTTATATTTTAAGTTGATTGATTTTCCAATTTTTAATGTTGCGGATTGTTACGTCACGGTATCCATGTTCGTCTTTATGCTCCTGTTTCTGTTCTATTACAAAGAGGAGGACTTATCCTGTCTTTCCTTTCATAAAAAGGAGGAGCTGGGTTGA